The Cytobacillus sp. NJ13 sequence AATGGGGTGAAGAATCTTTTTAAGGAGTCTTCCCAGCAAAAACGGTATATCCGCAACCATTTAATGGGGAAAGTCTATCAAAACCCTCTATTGGGATTAAAAATCGACTTTTCTTCGATTGGAAATATTGCCGAAAAATTGATTGCAGCCGGCAGCAGGAATGCGGGAATGATGGAAGACAGGGGATCAGAGCTGCTCAGCAAGGTGAATATTCCCGTCCATCGCCGGAAAGAAGCTCCAAAGAATTTTTCCGGGGGAATGCAGCAGCGTGTGCAAATTGCCAAGGCCCTTTCGAATCAGCCGCCGATTCTGCTTTTGGATGAGGTTACGACGGGATTGGATCTATCCGTACAGGCAAGCGTTCTGGACTTAATTCAGAGCCTGCAGAGGGAGATGAATATAAGTATTGTTCTGGTTTCACATGATATGGGTGTTATTCGGATGCTCGCCGACAGAACGTTGGTGATGCTGGAAGGTCAGGTTATTGAACAGGGGCTGACAGATCAAATACTTGAAGATCCTCAAGCTCCATTTACTCAAAGCTTGGTTCATTCGCTTCTTTAAGGATAATCGGAAAATTCCAAATTAGGGGGAAGCACACTTGTACGTCATTACAAACGGAAAACTAATTACAGAGGATACGATTCTGCAAGGCTATGATCTTCTGATAGAGGATGATAGGATCAGCAGAATTGCTCCAAAGGGAGAAATGAAATTTGAGGATGCCATGGAGGTGATAGATGCAGCGGGCGGCTATGTCTCGCCGGGATTTATCGATATCCATTCCGACTATATTGAGCATATGGCAGCACCGAGGCCAACTTCATTAATGAACTTTCATTTAAGCCTCAGGGAAGCAGAGAAGGAGCTCATTTCTCATGGGATCACAACGATGTTCCACTCCCTTTCCCTATTCAAAGAAACAGAATATGCATACAAGCCAATTCGGGAACCGGAAAATGTCAGAAAGCTCATTGACCTGATTGATGAGACACACAGTACAAAGCATCTTGTGCGCCATCGTTTCCATGCACGAATGGAAATTGATAATGTGGATGAAATCGAGAACCTCAAAAGCTATATAAGCGAAGATAAGGTGCACCTGATTTCGTTTATGGACCATACACCTGGACAAGGGCAATATCGCCATCTGGAAATTTACCGGAACACCGTTAAAAGCTATAACAGTATGAGTGATGCGGCTATAGATGTTTTAATCCGTAATCACCAAACGAAGGAAAAGCTCACTGCCCTGGATATGAAGGACATTGCCGAGCACGCCCGGGCACATGGAATAGCAGTTGCTTCACATGATGATGACAGTTTCGAAAAACTGGAGCTGGTCAAAAGCTTTGGCACGACCATCAGTGAATTTCCAATTACCCAGGAGGTGGCGTATAAGGCGAAGGAGCTTGGCATGTATACGGTGGCCGGTGCCCCAAATGTACTGCTTGGAGGCTCCCACAGCGGAAATCTGGGTGCAGCGGATGCGATTCAGAATGAGTCGATTGATATATTGTGCAGTGACTATTATCCGGCAGCCATGCTTCATGCCATTTTTGAACTGGTAAGGAATTATGGGATGGACCTGGCAGACATGATCAGGCTTGTCACCATAAATCCGGCAAAAGCCGTGAACATGGATGAAGAAATCGGTTCGATCGAGGCAGGAAAAAAAGCCGATCTTCTGATCATTGAAAAATTGGCAGACGATTTTCCTGTGATAACGGGCGTATTCGTTGATGGGAAGCTTATCCAAAAAACGAATTACAGAATTTGATACTACATTGAGAGAAAGCAGGTGGACCGGTGGAAAATCTATTGGAAATCAGGGATCTGTCCAAATCATTTACCCTTCATAATCTCGGGAAAAATATCCATGCAGTGAGCGGAATTGATATCAGGCTGATGGAAGGAAGCTTTGTTGGGATTACAGGAAAAAGCGGGAGCGGTAAATCAACAATCCTGAAATGCATTTTTGGAACATATAGACTTCAGCACGGAAGCATTTGGTACAATTCGAAAAAGTTCGGTCCTCTTAATTTGGCAGAGGCAACAAATAGACAAATGATTTATTTGCGCAAGCATGAAATTGGCTATGTGTCTCAATTTCTGAATGTTATGCCAAGAACGACTGCCAGACAGCTTGTAAAGCAGGCCATTTTTGAAATGGGCCGGGATCAGGATCAGGCAGAAATAGAGACGAAAAAAATCCTTTCGCATTTCGAGCTGGATCCAGAGCTATGGGACAGCTATCCTGCCACCTTTTCAGGCGGGGAAAAGCTAAGGCTCAACATTGCCCGGGCTATGGTCAAGAAGCCAAGACTGCTTCTTTTGGATGAACCGACGGCAAGCCTGGACTATGAATCTAAAATGAAGGTAAAAGTCTTAATTGAGCAATTAATGCATGAAGGCACGACGATGCTGGGAATCTTCCATGATCTCGAATTTATGAACAATTTATGTGATAGGGAATACAACATGCAGAATGGTGTTTTTACATTATCACATTAATTCTTTACTAATGCTTAACGATTTCACATAATGCCTTATCAGTAGATTAATATTCTTTCGCTATAGTTAGGTCGAAGGTATGATAAAAACTTTTCCAAATAAGAGAGGGGAAAAAATCATGAAGAAAATGGCGCTATTTTTGCTTTCTATTGCGATCACCGTTGTATTTACAGGATGTTCGTTTACTGCAAATTCAGAGAAGGACGATACGCTGACGATCGCCTGGCTTCCAAATGAATCTGGCGCTGATTTAGGCGAGGCCCGTGACGAAATTGGGAAACTGATAAAAGAGAAAACAGGCAAAAAAGTAGAGCATCAAACAACGACTGATTATATTGTGGCGATTGAAGCGATTGCGAACGGCAACGCAGATATGGCGTTCCTAGGTGCGCAAGGATACATAGAAGCACATAACAAGAATGAAAAGGTTCTTCCGCTGGTTGTTCCAAGCGGCGAGTCCGGCACTTTGGAGGACGCCGTGTATTACAGCTGGCTGGCTGTTCAGAATGAAAAGGCGGATGATTACAAAAGTGGCGGGGAGTTTGCCATAGACAATATTCAAGGAAAGAGATTCTCCTTTGTATCTAATAGTTCAACATCAGGATTCAAGGTTCCTTCTACAGGCATTACTGATTATTTCAGCGCAAAAGAAGAGTTTAAGAGTTTGACTGCAGAGGATTTGCTTGAAGGCGGAGAGGACAAATTCTTCAGTGAAGTATTATTTGGCGGCTCTCATCAGGGTTCTGCCGTTAATCTATTAAGCGGGAAAGCGGATGTAGCGGCATTCTGTGATACATGTGTGAACAATTATGTGGAGCTTAAAGAAGGCGAAGTGAACAAGCAAGGTGCAGTTTACAAAGTGAAAGATGATGCTGCTGAACCATTGAACACGGTTGCAGGAAAAGAATT is a genomic window containing:
- a CDS encoding ATP-binding cassette domain-containing protein, whose product is MTEFEVPVLSIKNLNKQFGPGCDHCRNPEPVTLIKNYCSVCGTVYACRDVSFDVYPGEVLGIVGESGSGKSTLMQCLYFDQETTSGEAYISSYQNGVKNLFKESSQQKRYIRNHLMGKVYQNPLLGLKIDFSSIGNIAEKLIAAGSRNAGMMEDRGSELLSKVNIPVHRRKEAPKNFSGGMQQRVQIAKALSNQPPILLLDEVTTGLDLSVQASVLDLIQSLQREMNISIVLVSHDMGVIRMLADRTLVMLEGQVIEQGLTDQILEDPQAPFTQSLVHSLL
- the phnM gene encoding phosphonate metabolism protein PhnM, with the protein product MYVITNGKLITEDTILQGYDLLIEDDRISRIAPKGEMKFEDAMEVIDAAGGYVSPGFIDIHSDYIEHMAAPRPTSLMNFHLSLREAEKELISHGITTMFHSLSLFKETEYAYKPIREPENVRKLIDLIDETHSTKHLVRHRFHARMEIDNVDEIENLKSYISEDKVHLISFMDHTPGQGQYRHLEIYRNTVKSYNSMSDAAIDVLIRNHQTKEKLTALDMKDIAEHARAHGIAVASHDDDSFEKLELVKSFGTTISEFPITQEVAYKAKELGMYTVAGAPNVLLGGSHSGNLGAADAIQNESIDILCSDYYPAAMLHAIFELVRNYGMDLADMIRLVTINPAKAVNMDEEIGSIEAGKKADLLIIEKLADDFPVITGVFVDGKLIQKTNYRI
- a CDS encoding ATP-binding cassette domain-containing protein codes for the protein MENLLEIRDLSKSFTLHNLGKNIHAVSGIDIRLMEGSFVGITGKSGSGKSTILKCIFGTYRLQHGSIWYNSKKFGPLNLAEATNRQMIYLRKHEIGYVSQFLNVMPRTTARQLVKQAIFEMGRDQDQAEIETKKILSHFELDPELWDSYPATFSGGEKLRLNIARAMVKKPRLLLLDEPTASLDYESKMKVKVLIEQLMHEGTTMLGIFHDLEFMNNLCDREYNMQNGVFTLSH
- the phnD gene encoding phosphate/phosphite/phosphonate ABC transporter substrate-binding protein yields the protein MKKMALFLLSIAITVVFTGCSFTANSEKDDTLTIAWLPNESGADLGEARDEIGKLIKEKTGKKVEHQTTTDYIVAIEAIANGNADMAFLGAQGYIEAHNKNEKVLPLVVPSGESGTLEDAVYYSWLAVQNEKADDYKSGGEFAIDNIQGKRFSFVSNSSTSGFKVPSTGITDYFSAKEEFKSLTAEDLLEGGEDKFFSEVLFGGSHQGSAVNLLSGKADVAAFCDTCVNNYVELKEGEVNKQGAVYKVKDDAAEPLNTVAGKEFSLISVTPVLNAPFVINSGTLSEEDQKQLLEIMTSDEVANNEKIFVPEDSEFSGLFSKKSGNERLVEVEDKWFNPIRELAK